In the Macrobrachium rosenbergii isolate ZJJX-2024 chromosome 23, ASM4041242v1, whole genome shotgun sequence genome, one interval contains:
- the LOC136851270 gene encoding uncharacterized protein produces the protein MNDQLLIELVQDHPVLYELSHPNYMDSSFKQEIWNVIGKAMKVDGTACKGRWTNIKDNYRKSLKRISTKSGQNAKKIKLYKFSEELSFLKKYMCERETKGKIVSQQDEENNQDDVAQQHEDEEEHIADDEGEPTVLFANLRKDLQTQPSPSPKPTFEVPGKSSTGKSAKKEVAPQQTPSAKLLEYLISKQENQTASTSPHPVDAFLAGIAPTLKTLKPYYLNVAKSEIFATVQKYEMQMLMNQHSFEGRTEPTAFGTSASNISRTHNSNI, from the exons atgaatgaccAACTTCTTATTGAATTGGTGCAAGATCATCCTGTTCTGTATGAATTGTCGCACCCAAATTATATGGACAGCAGTTTCAAACAAGAAATTTGGAATGTTATAGGAAAAGCAATGAAAGTAGATg gtacAGCATGTAAGGGCAGATGGACCAACATAAAGGACAACTACAGAAAATCTCTGAAGAGGATTTCTACTAAGAGTGGGcagaatgcaaagaaaataaaactttataagtTTTCAGAGGAATTAAGTTTCTTAAAGAAATATATGTGCGAGAGGGAAACCAAAGGGAAAATTGTCAGTCAACAGGATGAAGAAAACAATCAAGATGATGTTGCACAACAacatgaagacgaagaagagcaCATTGCGGATGATGAAGGGGAACCCACAGTACTGTTCGCAAACCTACGTAAAGATTTGCAAACACAGCCATCGCCCTCACCAAAGCCTACCTTTGAAGTTCCAGGAAAGTCATCAACGGGAAAATCAGCAAAAAAGGAAGTGGCACCCCAACAAACACCTTCTGCAAAATTATTAGAGTACTTGATCagtaaacaagaaaatcaaaCCGCTTCCACATCACCACACCCTGTTGATGCATTTCTAGCAGGCATTGCTCCAACTTTGAAGACTTTAAAACCTTATTATTTGAATGTAGCAAAATCTGAAATATTTGCCACAGTACAGAAATATGAAATGCAGATGCTTATGAATCAACATTCATTTGAAGGAAGAACTGAGCCTACAGCCTTCGGGACATCAGCCTCAAACATATCAAGAACACACAACAGCAACATATGA